GAGACATCCTCCTTCGATGGTCCATCTCCAAACATGTCAAACATATCCTCATCTTTCTTACTCGATCCTGCCTCTTTCAATAAATGAGTAATCTTCTCAAATGTGTACTGATATGCCTCATAGTTGCCACTGGCAACAAGTTCGTCCACAAACCCCGTCAGTTTCAACATGCTTTCCTTGTCCACCTCACTCCCTTCTTCCTCCTCCAACTTGGCCTTCTTGGGACCCCACTTTCTTGTCACAGCTACCCCTTTCTTTTTCCCACCGCCAAGCCTTCGAACTGCCTTCGTGATAGTTTCTCCAGGGTTCAGAAACCCAATGATGTCTGCAAAGATTTTTGTTTCGAGTCTACTCGGCTCGGGTTCCGGGCTCTCTGTATTGATCTCATCGTCACGGATACGTTCTTCGGTTCCTTTCTCCGAGTATCTCATCCAGTCGATGTTATCCAGCCAGTTGTCTCGGACTTCCTTGTCTTTCTTCTCGTAGTAGTTTCCATGCTCATCGAATCGTCCCTCTTGCATCTCCTCCGCTAGATTGAAGGGAGTCACACGGATACCCCCTTCAGCTATAACGGTAGCATCCTCTGCTCCTGAAAGTGTAAAAAATAGGGATATTTGACACTTAGGTCAGTGAAATTCAATGTCTACTGTGATAACAATGACATACttatttgaattaaaaaatcTTTCATGAGTTCATTAGTATATTTTCGAGAGAACAATTCCGCTCTTTCTGTTTAATGCTTTTATTTAGGTATATTGTTGCTGTGGGGTACTTCTTGACAGAAGTTTACAGCTATTATCGGCGCACAACAGTAACAAGTTTACTCATTCGACAAAACAGCAGTGCATTATATTTTCTTTGGTACAAGTACTGCCCTCGCCTTTTCTTGATCTTACAAAAAGAGGCAAAGTAGcaaaatttcaatttcatttcatCTACAGCAACTTAACACGTTACTAAAAAGACCTACCCTCTACATCTTCTTCTTTCAGCTCGTACTTGTCAACCTCCTCTTTCTTATCATCCTCCTCGTCGCTATCCAGGGTGTGGTTGGAGCTGAAGGTTCGATTCCAACTCTTCTCTGCTGTTGTACTTGAATCGCCTCCAGCCCCTCCGGCAGCTCCTCCTCCTCCTGCTACTGGTGGAAGTTTTTCTTCAAAACGAACCTTTCTACCTGACACTGACATTGTGCTGTCTTGAAGAGCCTGCATTGGATGGagaaaaaacatacatgtaggaggGATTACCATAGATTAAACAACAATCAAAGacacaaaatgaataaaataatgcCCAACATTATTAAGTAAGCAATACGTTGACCTAATTTTTCTAATGGCAACATGGGCCACAGAATAATGCGTCTAGAAAATCTACtctttggtaattatttttatttatttgtatcatCACTGGGAATGGGatttaacaataaacaaataaacaataagtTAAAGGGGGATGACAGATATTATTGTGAATTGGTCTGTCACTGTCATGTCAGTGCAGTggtttatgctaaaaattatcatgtaatgtagttgcgataacgtaaccctcctgccgacggttacgttatcacaagtacatgtattgtaatGCTGACTTTATTAATTGCGATGATTGCAAAACCAGACCCTCCGGTTTCCGACTAGCAGTGTTGGCGTTATCAGACATTTtctaattattacttttttgggGGCAAAAATCTGCTAATTTCACAGTTTACTGACTGGATCTAGCTCTGCAGAGTCTGTCTGCTCACACAACCACAACTCTGACTCCTGAGTTGACTTCATcatgtatgattttttttctattggTCAATCTCATCATATGGCGGTAGAAATGATCTCATCATGCTTATCTGTCAACACCACAAACGCTGaacagtcatcaacagccaaatTGACAATAACTAAAATAACAATCAAATTGATTgattatctatactattaaaagcgtaacctgcgccatcttggattgaaaattagaaggtccggtggtatggcatccttgtggaatccaacacggttgtgtgtgtggaattcaatacgtttgtgtggtttcagacgtcgggttgcaagtctgcaaaacccggacccaaactcgcacttacaagtcatgtgattggaggaagtttgggcggcgaccgtgcgtcaaccactggtcgatgttgttaccagacttcctagaattTTTCTGACAgacgactcattggacagtgtttcgcagatggtgctccggattggttcattcattgccccttgtgcccgcccacccgccattcgatccgtcctttttggtcaggttactttcgtgttgtactaagcatggttctccggattggttcattcattgccgcgcagggtcgaaagggtcgaagaggctgggtgccaggacaaatccgaaaccaatctcacgaatttgaccgaatttgcattgaatggattaagtaccgtagattgatgtttcgcaggtgaccatgtgtcaaccactggtcgacgttgttatcagacttcctagaaatccttctgcgggtgactcatttgttgaaaagattaaatggagaatatttataaaaaagcattcacttccaaacggcatgagaattatcatgatgaacaaggatgggatcaaacggaagcttaataatttggaaacattgggtagggccggctataggttggaaggtgtctaagggaactatacaattaaaaacattttggggtgggggggggggccttacacaaagagccattctggtcagtgtattgtgagtggtgtgttgtctggtttgagacaggccacctgttgcttggtgaagaaggtcgccgtgggaccactttaggttgacagtgggtggcgaccttggaccttttgccagtaaactcaaatgggtacatgaataccgttttagaatacggtctgttcatggaggtataatgttgcagtttcagagtttaaccatggcggtagaattgtgaaaccattccttactctatggtgaaacttatacacacacgtcaaaggctgttttgaagctgtaaaaaaaagaactttgctttgcatttggtcaaagttgttaagcaaaacgacattaagtttcctgttgaataagtccattcacaaaattggttagagcagtgtgtcggtcagatctcagaatgtacattttgccaaatccattatgaagattaatttagccatcggcccgtcgggttggttactgatggagattaacaaaagagacctcgtgcggctgaatggggtacatttttaggagtttgtctattgacccaaactggacgtaacaaaccctaaacatgacttgacatgctttctgaaagtgaaataagttagagaaaattaaggagtggggacgagtttatcgtttttatttagtttgtacgatatagagttccagagatatgggatgtatggaggtttgttcctagagcagcgtgaacatgaacgcggtcagaaattgtgtcgtttgtcgttcaaatttcgcgagatgcaataagcccaaagtgacaataaaacaaaaccagacctgccaagtctcacgcattaggtgtgagactcacgcatttgggctctgtctcacgctcacacgcacatcaaccattattggggcgagatcgggaaaaaaaattaacgacattttttgtacaaaatttgtacaaacagagcgcaaatttgcagattgcgcacgcttttgctcatccagtaggttcagctcaaattcggcagagcgcaaaacgcttattgcgcagaAGTTTGTtacgattcttttagcaaattcgttgaaatgcgctccactagcgaagacacaacaggcagaagaagtgagcgattgattttggacatcatttttagtctatttttttcaagtttggaaggatataatctgacacaatcgaacctcgacattaaccatcaacatctcctgtgtacctcaagtgagttttaattattctgaggaggcttttgatgcattttgaaacactttttgtccacaattaaatttcacattgttttatttatttataaaaaaaaaaaaaaaaaaaaaggttgggcggcgatttaaaaaggccttcttaaactggcaatttttttttccggggggatgagggttgagctttgaaaaatctcacacatagctagcctctggacttggcatctctgcctgcaaaacacttttttgacgttcacgttaagtgctcccgttatacatgcagcctattggcCAGAacgtttacaagaccaattcagatgagaataaactaaaaagaggcctacgctcttaccaccccgccccccccccccccccgaaaaaaaacagtagataaattagatttgtggcacacagcatgttccaaaaactcgctttacttatagtgctgtagcaacgctatgtatcgtgggacgtaaaaatgtaatttttgacgatgttttttaaaaaggaaatgcaagcattatgaatgtatattgagtgtgtggagaaagttttggtagtgtagtacaaaagaaactttagttattgctggctaacggtcagtttcacctatcaacgctgatttgaaaaacgtgtaacgttagggaggcccaacatattagaaccctataaggatcacgggggagccttatagtttctagatgcataaggtacgttgtctaacccaaaacgaggtgggtacagccactgcaagtagtggtggacgtgcggaatagcttcattttgggttagaattatgacgccatgcataaataatgagagaggcgtataacaccctcacccacatttcgaaatatttgtgtaaaggattttaatatcctagcggggtgccgcgcgaagcgcggcatcccgctagtcaatataaaaataataaaatgtcaattttatttttaagaataACTTGACGCGCGTGTTTAATTTAACATTTCACAGTTGATCGTTCCCTTGATTACCGGCCTTAACATGATTTGTTTACTCAAAAATCACTATCTTTTGCAAAATCTTCTCACAACAAATCGGTATTAACATATTAAAAGAGAAAGTTTACCTGAGTTTAGGAATTCAAAATCGTTTCGACGAAACTTTGCTTTGGGTTTGCCGATTGGTAAACCGCCACCAAGAGCTTTCGTACGGAAATGTTGACCCTCTAACTACTTGAAATTTAGTTTAAAACATCTATTTTTAGTAGAGGGCGCTCCTCAAAAATGTGCTCATCGAGCTCCATTTCTACTCGCGGGAATTTTGTCGTCTGCTGCAAGCACAATTTGTCaaagtgttttctttttagCTTTTTATAACACATTATATAGTCACCATGGATGATTTCAGTGACACAGAAACGAT
Above is a genomic segment from Asterias amurensis chromosome 6, ASM3211899v1 containing:
- the LOC139938175 gene encoding CD2 antigen cytoplasmic tail-binding protein 2 homolog, which translates into the protein MSVSGRKVRFEEKLPPVAGGGGAAGGAGGDSSTTAEKSWNRTFSSNHTLDSDEEDDKKEEVDKYELKEEDVEGAEDATVIAEGGIRVTPFNLAEEMQEGRFDEHGNYYEKKDKEVRDNWLDNIDWMRYSEKGTEERIRDDEINTESPEPEPSRLETKIFADIIGFLNPGETITKAVRRLGGGKKKGVAVTRKWGPKKAKLEEEEGSEVDKESMLKLTGFVDELVASGNYEAYQYTFEKITHLLKEAGSSKKDEDMFDMFGDGPSKEDVSKKDGVTSSAADDAASKDSNGAKSNPTAATVFDPEKTYWEYKWENKDEADKFGPYESQQMQDWKDQDFFADGVWVRKVGSEGNFYQSKRIDFELYL